One part of the Aspergillus luchuensis IFO 4308 DNA, chromosome 5, nearly complete sequence genome encodes these proteins:
- the frdA gene encoding putative FAD dependent oxidoreductase (COG:C;~EggNog:ENOG410PG2C;~InterPro:IPR036188,IPR003953,IPR027477,IPR010960;~PFAM:PF13450,PF00890;~go_function: GO:0000104 - succinate dehydrogenase activity [Evidence IEA];~go_process: GO:0055114 - oxidation-reduction process [Evidence IEA]), which produces MTPQTIIIGTGLAGLTTTSTLLTHHIPVLLLDRAPKPGGNSIKASSGINAAPTRYQLDPDSITTFQHDTILSAGVPYTSAKGVERTRREKLIDTLTAKSADALYWLTDDIGVDLSRVTRLGGHSVSRTHRGSGKGTPGYDIIKGLLGRVSEDKNCRMEVGERVTRILREEGGGGQVVGVEYTVQDNEGGGYQTKTETAYGPVVVASGGFAGDARGLLAQYRPDLEGIPSTNEQREGTQPLLQDVGAAVVDMEQVQVHPTGFVGGKEDEAEAMVKILAAEALRGEGGILVLGDGRRFVNELETREKVTGEVMGRAERLPTKARQWDVKLVLDEGAAAVLQSHLGFYMWKGLIEKTTVAKLGEMSALEETLREYADVVAGKKQDEFGRQSFGNWTLREVKPESVVYVGKVTPVVHFTMGGVVINERSQVLDSQGQPIPGLWAAGEITGGLHGQNRLGGSSLLECAVFGRIAGEEAAAYYQGLKETCS; this is translated from the coding sequence ATGACCCCCCAAACCATAATAATCGGCACCGGCCTGGCGGGCCTAACCACGACAAGCACGCTCCTAACGCACCACATCCCGgtgctcctcctcgaccgGGCGCCCAAACCCGgcggcaacagcatcaaagCCTCGTCAGGGATCAACGCCGCACCGACACGATACCAACTCGACCCGGATTCCATCACCACATTCCAACACGATACCATCCTCTCCGCAGGAGTGCCGTATACCTCCGCTAAAGGGGTAGAGCGCACCCGACGCGAGAAACTCATCGACACACTCACCGCCAAGTCCGCGGACGCGCTGTACTGGCTTACGGATGACATCGGGGTCGATCTGAGTCGGGTCACTCGACTCGGGGGACATAGTGTATCGCGGACGCATCGGGGAAGTGGGAAGGGGACACCGGGGTATGATATCATCAAAGGGTTATTGGGACGGGTGTCGGAGGATAAGAATTGTCGGATGGAGGTGGGGGAACGGGTTACGAGGATTCTAcgagaagaggggggaggaggacaGGTAGTTGGGGTGGAGTATACTGTCCAGGATAATGAGGGAGGGGGCTATCAGACAAAAACAGAGACAGCGTACGGACCTGTCGTTGTCGCGAGTGGAGGGTTTGCAGGCGATGCGAGAGGCTTGTTAGCGCAGTATCGGCCCGATCTGGAGGGGATACCGTCGACGAATGAGCAGCGCGAGGGGACGCAGCCTTTGCTGCAGGATGTTGGGGCCGCCGTGGTGGATAtggagcaggtgcaggtgcatCCGACGGGGTTtgtgggagggaaggaagatgaggcggaggcgatggtgaagatattggcggcggaggcgttgaggggggaggggggtatACTTGTgcttggggatgggaggaggttTGTGAATGAGTTggagacgagggagaagGTGACAGGGGAAGTGATGGGGCGGGCGGAGAGGTTGCCGACCAAGGCGAGGCAGTGGGATGTGaagctggtgctggatgaGGGGGCTGCTGCGGTGTTGCAGTCGCATTTGGGATTTTATATGTGGAAGGGACTGATTGAGAAGACGACGGTTGCGAAGTTGGGGGAGATGTCGGCGCTGGAGGAGACGCTGAGGGAGTATGCGGATGTGGTCgctgggaagaagcaggatgAGTTTGGGCGGCAGTCGTTTGGAAATTGGACGCTGAGGGAGGTCAAGCCGGAGTCGGTGGTGTATGTGGGAAAGGTTACCCCGGTTGTTCACTTTACCATGGGAGGCGTGGTGATCAACGAGCGCAGCCAGGTGTTGGACAGTCAGGGGCAGCCGATTCCCGGACTCTGGGCGGCGGGCGAGATTACCGGGGGTCTCCATGGCCAGAATCGGTTGGGGGGATCGTCGCTGTTGGAGTGCGCGGTCTTCGGTCGCATTGCCGGAGAGGAAGCGGCTGCTTATTATCAGGGACTGAAGGAGACATGTTCCTGA
- a CDS encoding uncharacterized protein (COG:Q;~EggNog:ENOG410PP6F;~InterPro:IPR026992,IPR027443,IPR005123;~PFAM:PF03171,PF14226;~go_function: GO:0016491 - oxidoreductase activity [Evidence IEA];~go_process: GO:0055114 - oxidation-reduction process [Evidence IEA]), protein MPTQEYFDRIPPFPSKLPVLPLSKISLEGLKNNTTEEVEELFEACQKWGFFLLDLRGSDEGATLLQDAEGMFDLTTQLSTLGQETLKSYTYKPPDFMRYKGIGSIKTDNGEADHIHAYSLSQDEVLGNPNRSSLHPEVINTSKEQLRKFIEHAHAGLDEVLAKLDICLGIEPKTLEALSPLDKESESLVRLLWSPAQANPDYDRISFGGHTDMGTMTLLFNIAGGLQVLPASCENVQENWQYIKPEPGCAVVNVGDTLVEWTGGLLRSSLHRVVTAPGDQAMVQRESVAYLVRPKRTASLQRLKGGIIPPLLPGEEYETRSVDEWNEWRSRQIALGQLKPETRGGRNM, encoded by the exons ATGCCAACTCAAGAATATTTCGATCGGATTCCTCCGTTCCCTTCAAAGCTTCCCGTGCTTCCACTGTCAAAGATCTCTCTCGAAGGGTTGAAGAACAACACGAcggaagaagtagaagaattATTCGAAGCGTGCCAAAAATGGGGATTCTTTCTGTTGGACTTGAGGGGGTCAGATGAGGGGGCTACTCTGCTCCAGGACGCCGAAGGAATGTTTGACTTGACTACACAGCTCTCTACACTGGGACAAGAGACTCTGAAGTCTTATACCTACAAGCCCCCAGACTTTATGAG ATATAAAGGGATTGGAAGCATAAAGACGGACAATGGCGAAGCCGACCATATCCACGCCTACTCGCTAAGCCAAGATGAAGTGCTAGGAAACCCCAATCGCTCAAGCCTCCACCCTGAAGTGATCAACACCAGCAAAGAGCAGCTCCGGAAGTTCATCGAACACGCCCATGCTGGATTAGATGAAGTCTTGGCCAAGTTGGACATTTGCTTGGGCATCGAACCCAAGACACTCGAAGCACTGAGTCCGTTGGACAAGGAATCTGAGAGCCTTGTCCGCCTGCTCTGGAGCCCAGCCCAAGCCAATCCCGATTATGACCGCATATCCTTTGGCGGCCACACTGACATGGGAACAATGACGCTCTTATTCAATATCGCAGGCGGACTCCAAGTTCTCCCCGCGAGTTGTGAGAATGTCCAAGAAAACTGGCAATACATCAAACCGGAGCCCGGGTGTGCTGTTGTGAATGTTGGCGACACATTGGTAGAGTGGACAGGAGGCCTCTTGCGCAGCTCTCTGCACCGGGTGGTGACAGCTCCAGGGGACCAAGCGATGGTGCAACGGGAAAGTGTGGCCTATCTGGTACGTCCCAAGCGAACTGCATCTCTTCAGCGCCTTAAGGGAGGGATTATCCCGCCCTTGTTGCCGGGAGAAGAGTATGAAACGCGCTCGGTAGATGAGTGGAACGAATGGAGATCTCGGCAAATTGCATTGGGACAGTTGAAGCCCGAGACCCGAGGCGGACGCAACATGTAA